The Oleidesulfovibrio alaskensis DSM 16109 nucleotide sequence GCCGTTCCCGGTGAAGCGGCTTCCTCCGTCACCCGCCCCGTTCCGGGATCCGATCTGGTGCTGCACGAGGTGGTGTTCCGCAACGGACTGGTGCTGCGCATGCTGCCCACTCCGTTCATGAAGGACCACAGCTCGCTTTCGCTGCATGTGGGCGGCGGCAGCGATGCGCTGGACGATGAAGAATACGTTGTTGCGCAGTTCGCCGTGGACGCCGACAAACGTTCAGGTTTCGGCAGACTGACGGCGGAAGAGGCCGGACGTCTGTTCCGCAGTACCGGGTACGGAGCATCCTATAATCTGGGCTCTGAATCGCTGCAGATAAGCGGCCGCGGAGAGACCGCCGACATGCGCGGCATACTGCAGGCCATGTGGACGCAGTTCCGCGACCCGCATATCGAAGAAAAAGACCGGCAGGAAAAGCTGCGCGAACTGGCCATTGCCGACGCCGCCCGCGACAAGGATGTCTCTTCTGCCGCAGGCACGGCCGGCCGCAGGCTGTTCTTCGGTGATTCCGTGCGCATCAACCCCCTTACGGCGCAGCAGGGTGCCGGTATCAGCCTGCAGCAGATGCGTGATGCTCTGAAAAAACTGTATGCCGGTGGCGGCGGTGTATTGAATATCGTAGGCGATTTTGATCCGGAGGAGGCCCGCAGACTGGTGGCGGCATACTTCGGCGCGCCCGAAGTGCAGTGGCAGCCCGCCGCCGCCCCCGTGCACGCCTTTGTACCGCGTTTTCCCGCACCGGACAGCCGTACGGAACATGTGGTAGTTGATGCCGCGCTCAATCAGGCCGAACTGCGTGTGGGATATCTGCGCAGACTGCAGGACCCCGCCGACAGAAAAACGCTGGCCGCGCGCCGTCTGCTGGCTTCGGTGGTGCGTGACAGGCTGCGTACCGAAGTGCGCGAAGAGCTGGGCGCATCGTATTCTCCGGGGCTGTTCTACTGGGCGGATGATGTCAACGGCTACGGTATGTACATGGTGCGCATCGGCACGCAGCCCGACAAACTTGATATGCTGGTTTCCGTGGTGGACGACGTCATGCGTGACGTGGCCGCAGGCGGCGTGACCGCCGAAGAAATGGAGCGCCAGCGGCTGCCCATGCTCAGCGGATGGGAAGAAAACCGCCGCGAAAACGGGCTGTACATTTTTGCGCTTGACGCCGAAGCCCGCCGCCCCTTCCCGTACTTTGTCTGGGATATCGAATACATAAAAGCGCTGCGTGCGCTGACTGCGGAAGACCTGAACCGTGAGGCCCGTGCCGCCTTTACGGAAGATTCCAGAGCCGTTCTGACAGTCACCGAATCCGGAACCGCCCCTCAGGCATCTGCGGAGTGACAGAGCAATGAGCGTACTCATCGAATGCCGTGACCTGAGCCATTCCTACGGCGAAAAAACGGTTCTGCACGACCTGTCGTTCACCGTGCGGCAGGGAGGTGTGTTCGGGCTGCTGGGAAAAAACGGCGCGGGCAAAAGCACGACGATCAACATTCTGATGGGATTCCTCAGACCCGGCAGCGGCAGCTGCCGGGTGCTGGGGGAGCCCAGCCACGCCCTGAGTCCCCATGCGCGCAGGCGTATCGGCCTGCTGCACGAAGGATTCATCCAGTATGATTTCATGACCATAGCCGAACTGGAACGCTATTATGCCGCGTTTTACCCGTTGTGGGACCGCAGCGTGTTTTTTGACCTGACAGACCGCCTGCAGGTGCCCTACAGCCGCCGCATATCGTGTCTGTCATGCGGCCAGCGTTCACAGGTGGTGCTGGGGCTTATCATGGCCCAGCAGCCGCAGCTTATGATTCTGGATGACTACAGCATGGGGCTGGATGTGGGCTACCGCAGGCTGTTCATCGATTTTCTGCGCGAATATGTGGCCAAACGGGGAACAACGGTGCTGCTTACCTCGCATGTGGTGCAGGAACTGGACAAAATCGTGGACAACATGATCGTGCTCCGCGAGGGAAGAGTGGCCGTTTCCGGTTCCAAAAAAGAATTCATGGATTCTTTCCGGTGCTATTCTTTCGCCCGTTCGCCCGCCTCGGACGCGCTGCATGCCGACACGGTGCTGGAAAACGTGGAACATATGGGTTCCGTAACCACCGTATATGCCTTTGCCGACGGCGAAACCGTCGCACGCCACCTGAGGGACCGCGGAGTTGACCCGCAGAACATGACTCCGGTTCCCATGGATTTTGAAGACGCCTTTGTCGGACTGACCGGAAAATACTGATTCCGGACAGGGCGCAGACACACAGCGGGCGGGGGGTGAGCCCTGTCCGCCGGTCCGCTGCATCCTGTGTGCGGCTTCATGGACTTTTTAAAAATGCCTAACATGCTATAATCGCGGAACAATCATGAATAGACAGGTACAGGCCCTGCTGGCCAAGGAATGGATAAAGCTGCGCCGCGGCATATGGATAATCCCGCTGCTGCTGGGATATGCCGCCATCGACAGCGTGCTTGTTCTGAACACCATAGACAGAGTGCACGGCACCTTCGGTCTGTGGGCGACGCTGATAGCAAAGCAGCCTCCGTTTTTCGCGTCGTTCCGTCTGCTGGTTGCCTGCGGCGTGCTCACAGGGTTTCTGCAGGCCTGGCCGGAGTGTCAGGGCAAAAGGCTGCGTCTGCTTTTTCATATGCCTGTCATGCCCGGTAACATTGTCGGGGTGATGGTGGGCACGGGTCTGTGCGTGATGCTGCTTACCGGTGCGGCAGCCTGCGGGCTGCTTGCCGCGTCCATGAACGCCTTTCACATGCCGGCGGACATGATACTGCCTGTTATGGTTTCGCTGCTGCAGTGGGTGCTGCTGGGCATAACCGCCTATCTGGGAACGGTGGCTTTTTTTGCCATGCGCACCATGGGCGGCAGGGTGCTGGTGCTCTGGGTAATGCTAGCTGCTTTTAAACTGCTGTGGAATTACGGCGACTACGGCGCCTCGGAACAGGCTTTGTGGCGGTACGGACTGTTTGCGGCCGGTTTTCTGCCGCTGGTGTTTTTCAGTTACCTGCGTTTTATGGGCGAACGTGCGGACAGCCGTCTGTACAACGGCACACGCGCTGCCGGTCTGTTGCTGTTTGCTGTGGCGCTGTGCGCCGTGCTGCCCGACCTTTACTGGCGTACGGTCATGCCTTCGCGCGTCAGACAGCAGCTGCATTTCAGCCCTGTCGAACAGCAGTTTGTGATTATGAGCAGCTACCCCGAAGGAACAACGGGGCCCGGAGGTCTTTCGGGAACGGTCGTCACGCTGGAGGACGGCAAGGTGCTCAGCAGGAGCGAGACGGCTCAGGCTCTGCCCGTGAAGTATTCCCATGACCTGATCAAGTGGAAGGCCTTTCCGGAG carries:
- a CDS encoding ABC transporter ATP-binding protein, giving the protein MSVLIECRDLSHSYGEKTVLHDLSFTVRQGGVFGLLGKNGAGKSTTINILMGFLRPGSGSCRVLGEPSHALSPHARRRIGLLHEGFIQYDFMTIAELERYYAAFYPLWDRSVFFDLTDRLQVPYSRRISCLSCGQRSQVVLGLIMAQQPQLMILDDYSMGLDVGYRRLFIDFLREYVAKRGTTVLLTSHVVQELDKIVDNMIVLREGRVAVSGSKKEFMDSFRCYSFARSPASDALHADTVLENVEHMGSVTTVYAFADGETVARHLRDRGVDPQNMTPVPMDFEDAFVGLTGKY